From a single Pseudomonas cremoricolorata genomic region:
- a CDS encoding aldehyde dehydrogenase has protein sequence MAQLLSKAQYAAIAADLQLRNQAFIDGEFRDAISGRTFVTTNPATGQPLAEVAACDVDDVNLAVAAAKRVFEQGAWSKRQPGERKHVLLKFAQLLEDHAHELAVLESLDSGKPVSECQNVDVPETIHTIRWHAELIDKIYDATAPTGTAAVTLVVREAIGVVGLVLPWNFPLLMLAWKIAPSLAAGCSVVVKPAKETTLSALRVAELAHQAGIPAGVFNLVPGGGREVGEAIGRHMDIPMVSFTGSTDTGRLFLKYAAESNLKRIVLELGGKNPAVVMNDCEDLDEVAQFVTAGAFWNMGENCSASSRLIVHEDVKDPLLALIGKHLKDWQLGDPLDPDNRLGAMVSRSHFEKVKSYLDHAAERKLSIVQGGQTEHGVYVQPTIVDGVARDDKLFVEEIFGPVLSVTSFTTLDEAIELANDTIYGLAASAYTGSLRNALRLSREIRAGVVTVNCFGEGDASTPFGGYKESGFGGRDKSIWAHDQYTELKTIWINAS, from the coding sequence ATGGCTCAATTGCTGAGCAAGGCTCAATACGCGGCCATCGCCGCCGACCTGCAACTGCGTAACCAGGCGTTCATCGACGGTGAGTTTCGCGATGCCATTTCTGGCCGTACCTTCGTCACCACCAACCCGGCGACCGGCCAGCCGCTGGCAGAAGTCGCTGCGTGCGACGTCGACGACGTCAACCTGGCGGTCGCTGCGGCCAAGCGTGTGTTCGAGCAGGGCGCCTGGTCGAAACGGCAACCCGGCGAGCGCAAGCACGTACTGCTCAAATTCGCCCAACTGCTGGAAGATCACGCCCACGAGCTGGCCGTGCTGGAAAGCCTGGACAGCGGCAAGCCGGTCAGCGAGTGCCAGAACGTCGATGTGCCGGAAACCATTCACACCATCCGCTGGCACGCCGAGCTGATCGACAAGATCTACGACGCCACCGCGCCGACCGGCACTGCGGCGGTGACCCTGGTGGTACGTGAAGCCATCGGTGTGGTCGGCCTGGTCCTGCCGTGGAATTTCCCGCTGCTGATGCTGGCCTGGAAGATCGCGCCGTCGCTGGCCGCCGGCTGTTCCGTTGTGGTCAAGCCAGCCAAGGAAACCACCTTGAGCGCCCTGCGTGTGGCCGAGCTGGCGCACCAGGCCGGGATTCCGGCTGGCGTGTTCAACCTGGTGCCTGGTGGCGGGCGGGAAGTGGGCGAGGCCATCGGCCGGCACATGGACATCCCCATGGTCAGCTTCACCGGCTCCACCGACACCGGGCGCCTGTTCCTCAAGTACGCCGCCGAGTCCAACCTCAAGCGCATCGTGCTGGAGCTGGGCGGCAAGAACCCTGCGGTGGTCATGAACGATTGCGAAGACCTCGATGAAGTGGCGCAGTTCGTCACCGCAGGCGCGTTCTGGAACATGGGCGAGAACTGCTCGGCGTCGTCGCGCTTGATCGTGCATGAAGACGTCAAGGACCCGTTGCTGGCGCTGATCGGCAAGCACCTGAAGGATTGGCAGCTGGGTGACCCGCTGGACCCGGACAACCGCCTGGGCGCGATGGTCAGTAGGTCGCACTTCGAGAAGGTCAAGTCGTATCTGGACCACGCTGCCGAGCGGAAACTGAGCATCGTACAGGGCGGCCAAACCGAACACGGGGTGTACGTGCAGCCGACCATCGTCGATGGTGTCGCGCGCGACGACAAACTGTTCGTCGAAGAGATTTTCGGCCCGGTGCTGAGCGTGACCAGCTTCACCACCCTGGATGAAGCCATCGAGCTGGCCAACGACACGATTTACGGTTTGGCCGCATCGGCCTACACCGGCAGCCTGCGCAATGCGCTGCGCTTGTCCCGTGAGATTCGTGCGGGTGTTGTGACGGTCAACTGTTTCGGCGAGGGCGATGCCTCGACGCCGTTCGGTGGCTACAAGGAGTCAGGTTTTGGCGGGCGCGACAAGTCGATCTGGGCCCACGATCAATACACGGAGCTCAAGACCATCTGGATCAACGCTTCGTGA
- a CDS encoding FAD-binding oxidoreductase: MNLCERIKAIVGANGWIDAAELRQRPVDFWNATPTHALGLARPASTEALSALLALCNEARQPLIIEGGRTNLVSATLGDAQTLLVSLERLNAIGRPDAGAMTLEVGAGAVLEHVQQVCAAADLRFGLDFGARGSASIGGALSTNAGGFQALRYGVARDQVLGLECVLADGTVLSHLSSYAKDNTGYDLKHLFIGSEGTLGVITKAVLKLQPKPTSCHTALLAFASFEQVIATLTALRRSLNGTLSAFELMWQEFFQFNVDALLQGRAPLDASYPYYALCEVEGFAGEHDGEHFQTLISDLFDSGSVVDAVIANSERQRAELWRIREEFEDEIQLFSTLIDFDVSLPLPRIEHFADQVREALALQFPENLGLHVLAHLGDGNVHVTTGLPSAARKDDLKRCVYRIIAELGGSISAEHGIGLAKKAYLHYSRSPGELALMRTLKGALDPHNILNPGKVIDAATPN; the protein is encoded by the coding sequence ATGAACCTCTGCGAACGCATCAAAGCCATCGTCGGCGCCAACGGCTGGATCGACGCCGCCGAGCTGCGCCAGCGGCCAGTGGACTTCTGGAACGCCACGCCGACCCATGCCCTGGGCCTGGCACGCCCGGCCAGTACCGAGGCGCTGTCGGCGCTGCTGGCGCTGTGCAACGAGGCGCGCCAGCCGCTGATCATCGAAGGCGGACGCACCAACCTGGTCAGCGCCACGCTCGGCGATGCGCAGACGCTGCTGGTCTCGCTGGAGCGCCTCAACGCCATCGGCAGGCCTGATGCCGGCGCCATGACCCTGGAGGTCGGTGCCGGGGCGGTTCTTGAGCACGTGCAACAGGTGTGCGCGGCGGCCGACCTGCGCTTTGGCCTGGACTTCGGCGCCCGTGGCAGCGCCAGCATCGGCGGCGCGTTGTCGACCAATGCCGGGGGTTTTCAGGCACTGCGCTACGGGGTAGCCCGCGACCAGGTGCTGGGCCTGGAATGCGTGCTGGCCGACGGCACCGTGCTCAGCCACCTGAGCAGCTACGCCAAGGACAACACCGGCTACGACCTCAAGCACCTGTTCATCGGTTCGGAAGGCACCTTGGGTGTAATCACCAAGGCGGTGCTCAAGCTGCAGCCCAAGCCCACCTCCTGCCATACCGCGCTGCTGGCCTTCGCCAGCTTCGAGCAGGTCATCGCCACCCTCACCGCCCTGCGCCGCTCGCTCAACGGCACGCTGTCGGCGTTCGAGCTGATGTGGCAGGAGTTCTTTCAGTTCAACGTCGACGCGTTACTGCAAGGCCGCGCGCCGCTGGACGCCAGCTATCCGTATTACGCGCTGTGCGAGGTCGAAGGGTTCGCCGGCGAACACGACGGCGAGCACTTCCAGACGCTGATCAGCGACCTGTTCGACAGCGGCAGTGTGGTCGATGCGGTGATCGCCAACTCCGAGCGCCAGCGCGCCGAGCTGTGGCGCATTCGTGAAGAATTCGAAGATGAAATTCAGCTGTTCAGCACGCTGATCGATTTCGACGTGTCGCTGCCGCTGCCGCGCATCGAGCACTTTGCCGATCAGGTACGTGAAGCCCTGGCCCTGCAGTTTCCGGAAAACCTCGGCCTGCACGTGCTGGCGCACTTGGGCGATGGTAACGTACACGTCACCACCGGCCTGCCGAGCGCGGCGCGCAAGGATGACCTCAAGCGCTGCGTGTACCGCATCATCGCCGAGCTGGGTGGCTCGATTTCCGCCGAGCACGGCATCGGTCTGGCGAAGAAGGCCTACCTGCACTACTCGCGCAGCCCAGGCGAGCTGGCGCTGATGCGCACCCTCAAGGGGGCGCTGGACCCGCACAACATCCTCAACCCGGGCAAGGTGATCGACGCTGCGACACCCAACTGA
- a CDS encoding HpcH/HpaI aldolase family protein has translation MNPAPHLPAALADGARLIGPWVGIPDPTVVELMAALDNDFLLLDGEHTPIPPTALRGLLPCAERYGKPVLYRVPSHAPEHIKQALDAGVAGLMLPMVETAAQAAAIVDASRYAPLGTRGIGPWRASGYYQHFTDYLQQANARTLLIVQIESRLGLDNLEAIASVPGIDVLYVGPSDLAQSLGLAPGPFRPALLAALQRVCAVGRAAGKTLGIDVPSAAELPALRAMGFSLFTLGSDIGFITQAGQAQARQLAELSSGAPCP, from the coding sequence ATGAACCCTGCACCGCACCTCCCCGCCGCGCTGGCCGACGGCGCGCGCCTGATCGGCCCGTGGGTGGGCATCCCCGACCCTACGGTGGTCGAGCTGATGGCCGCCCTGGACAACGACTTCCTGTTGCTCGACGGTGAACACACACCGATTCCCCCCACGGCCCTGCGCGGTCTGCTGCCGTGCGCAGAACGCTATGGCAAGCCGGTACTGTACCGCGTGCCCTCCCATGCCCCGGAGCACATCAAGCAGGCGCTGGATGCCGGCGTCGCCGGGCTGATGCTGCCGATGGTCGAGACCGCGGCACAGGCCGCCGCCATCGTCGATGCCAGCCGTTACGCCCCGCTCGGAACCCGCGGCATCGGCCCGTGGCGCGCGTCGGGCTATTACCAGCACTTTACCGACTACCTGCAACAGGCCAACGCGCGCACGCTGCTGATCGTGCAGATAGAGAGCCGCCTGGGCCTGGACAACCTCGAGGCGATTGCCTCGGTGCCCGGCATCGATGTGCTCTACGTCGGCCCCAGCGACCTGGCGCAGTCGCTAGGCCTGGCCCCGGGGCCCTTTCGCCCGGCGCTGCTGGCGGCCTTGCAGCGGGTCTGCGCCGTGGGCCGGGCGGCCGGGAAGACGCTGGGCATCGATGTGCCTTCGGCAGCCGAGCTGCCGGCACTGCGGGCCATGGGTTTCAGTCTGTTCACCCTCGGTTCGGACATCGGTTTCATCACTCAGGCAGGCCAGGCACAAGCCCGCCAACTGGCCGAGCTGTCATCAGGAGCACCCTGCCCATGA
- the choX gene encoding choline ABC transporter substrate-binding protein → MKTPRSPSSTPARSLGRWLLLGALASAPLASLQAAEAESCKTVRMGLVSWTDVIATSAIAKHLLEELGYEVKQTTASQQIIMAGIRDKRLDIYLGYWQPLMTPVVQPFLDAGQATQLPQPSLRDARTTLAVPTYLYDKGLKSFSDIARFQKSLGGKIYGLEAGVGSNQIIKQMIADDKFGLKDFRLIESGEIGIVSTLKRAVAREDDVVFFGWTPHPMNVNFDISFLSGSEDVFAPNDGKATVSTLTAPNYKTQCPNVQRLLENLTFTAEEESEMMIPIMDRAPAEQVAAQWLAKHPQRRDTWLQGVTRVDGTPLR, encoded by the coding sequence ATGAAGACACCCCGATCCCCATCATCGACGCCAGCCCGTTCGCTGGGCCGCTGGCTACTACTGGGTGCTCTCGCCAGCGCACCGCTGGCCTCGCTCCAGGCGGCCGAAGCCGAGAGCTGCAAGACCGTTCGCATGGGCCTGGTGAGCTGGACGGATGTGATCGCCACCAGCGCCATCGCCAAGCACCTGCTCGAAGAGCTCGGCTACGAGGTCAAGCAAACCACCGCCTCGCAGCAGATCATCATGGCCGGCATCCGTGACAAACGCCTGGATATCTACCTGGGCTACTGGCAGCCGTTGATGACCCCGGTGGTGCAGCCGTTCCTCGATGCAGGCCAGGCCACGCAACTGCCACAACCGAGCCTGCGCGATGCACGCACCACCCTGGCGGTGCCCACCTACCTGTACGACAAGGGCCTGAAGAGCTTCAGCGACATCGCGCGTTTCCAGAAGAGCCTGGGCGGCAAGATCTATGGGCTGGAGGCGGGTGTCGGCTCCAACCAGATCATCAAGCAGATGATCGCCGACGATAAGTTCGGGCTAAAGGACTTCCGCCTGATCGAATCGGGTGAAATCGGCATCGTCTCGACCCTCAAGCGTGCCGTGGCGCGCGAGGACGATGTAGTGTTCTTCGGCTGGACCCCGCACCCGATGAACGTCAACTTCGATATCTCGTTCCTCAGCGGCAGCGAGGACGTGTTCGCCCCCAACGACGGCAAGGCCACTGTCAGCACCCTGACCGCACCGAACTACAAGACGCAATGCCCGAACGTTCAGCGCCTGCTGGAGAATCTGACCTTCACCGCCGAAGAGGAAAGCGAAATGATGATCCCCATCATGGATCGCGCCCCGGCAGAGCAGGTGGCGGCGCAGTGGCTGGCCAAGCACCCGCAGCGCCGTGACACCTGGCTGCAAGGCGTGACCCGCGTCGACGGCACGCCGCTGCGCTAG